The following are encoded in a window of Streptomyces sp. SAT1 genomic DNA:
- the cydB gene encoding cytochrome d ubiquinol oxidase subunit II, with amino-acid sequence MELHDVWFVLIAVLWTGYFFLEGFDFGVGVLTKLLARDRTEKRVLINTIGPVWDGNEVWLLSAGGATFAAFPEWYATLFSGFYLPLLIILVCLIVRGVAFEYRAKRPEENWQRNWEHAIFWCSLIPAFLWGVAFGNIVRGVKIDRNLEYVGSFGDLLNPYALLGGAVTLTLFTFHGAVFTALKTVGEIRERARALALRVGLVTAVVALAFLLWTQADTGNGRSLVALVVAVAALVAALVANQAGREGWSFALSGVTIVAAVAMLFLSLFPNVMPSTLDADWSLTVTNASSSPYTLKIMTWCAGIATPIVLLYQGWTYWVFRKRIGTQHIAETAH; translated from the coding sequence GAGGGCTTCGACTTCGGAGTCGGTGTCCTCACCAAGCTGCTGGCCCGCGACCGGACCGAGAAGCGGGTACTGATCAACACCATCGGCCCGGTCTGGGACGGCAACGAGGTCTGGCTGCTCTCCGCGGGCGGCGCGACCTTCGCCGCCTTCCCCGAGTGGTACGCCACGCTGTTCTCCGGCTTCTACCTGCCGCTGCTGATCATCCTGGTCTGCCTGATCGTGCGCGGTGTCGCCTTCGAGTACCGCGCCAAGCGGCCCGAGGAGAACTGGCAGCGCAACTGGGAGCACGCGATCTTCTGGTGCTCGCTGATCCCCGCGTTCCTGTGGGGCGTGGCCTTCGGCAACATCGTCCGGGGCGTCAAGATCGACCGGAATCTTGAGTACGTCGGCAGCTTCGGCGACCTGCTCAACCCGTATGCGCTCCTCGGCGGCGCCGTCACCCTGACGCTCTTCACCTTCCACGGCGCGGTGTTCACGGCACTGAAGACCGTGGGTGAGATCCGGGAGCGGGCCCGCGCACTGGCGCTGCGCGTGGGTCTGGTGACGGCCGTGGTGGCGCTGGCCTTCCTGCTGTGGACACAGGCCGACACGGGCAACGGCCGGAGCCTGGTGGCGCTCGTCGTCGCGGTCGCCGCTCTGGTCGCCGCGCTGGTGGCCAACCAGGCAGGGCGCGAGGGCTGGTCCTTCGCCCTGTCGGGCGTCACCATCGTGGCCGCCGTGGCGATGCTCTTCCTGTCGCTGTTCCCGAACGTCATGCCGTCCACGCTCGACGCGGACTGGAGCCTGACGGTCACCAACGCCTCGTCCAGCCCCTACACCCTGAAGATCATGACCTGGTGTGCGGGGATCGCCACGCCGATCGTCCTGCTCTACCAGGGGTGGACGTACTGGGTGTTCCGCAAGCGGATCGGCACACAGCACATCGCCGAAACCGCGCACTGA